The proteins below come from a single Cylindrospermopsis raciborskii Cr2010 genomic window:
- a CDS encoding N-acetylmannosamine-6-phosphate 2-epimerase: MNNLLSKLPELSGLIVSCQAPITSPLHNPTIIAAMAQASANNGAKAVRIDTPNHIKAVKEKVPVPIIGLWKQIVAESDVYITPQFHHALAVAEAGADIIAIDATQRKRPGGEKLVDMIRGIHQQIGKPVMADVDTFTSAKLAIDSGADIVGTTLFGYTEETKNLIPPGWELLKHIVENLKVEHPDILVICEGGISSPEEAKKALELGADAVVVGTAITGIDLLVKAYIKRI; encoded by the coding sequence ATGAACAATTTACTATCAAAACTACCGGAACTATCAGGACTTATTGTGTCTTGTCAAGCTCCTATTACCTCACCACTCCATAATCCCACCATCATAGCAGCTATGGCACAAGCCTCCGCAAATAATGGTGCTAAAGCCGTGAGAATTGATACTCCCAATCACATCAAAGCTGTGAAAGAAAAAGTTCCAGTGCCAATTATAGGTTTATGGAAGCAAATTGTAGCAGAGTCAGATGTGTACATTACCCCTCAATTTCACCATGCTTTAGCTGTTGCAGAAGCAGGAGCAGACATAATTGCCATAGACGCAACTCAAAGAAAACGTCCAGGAGGAGAAAAACTAGTTGATATGATTAGGGGAATTCATCAACAAATAGGTAAACCAGTGATGGCTGATGTAGACACCTTTACATCTGCTAAATTAGCTATAGATAGCGGTGCGGACATAGTGGGTACAACCCTTTTTGGTTACACAGAAGAAACCAAAAACCTCATTCCTCCTGGGTGGGAACTTCTCAAACACATAGTAGAAAACCTGAAAGTGGAACACCCAGACATTCTTGTGATTTGTGAAGGGGGGATTTCCTCCCCGGAGGAAGCAAAAAAAGCATTAGAGCTGGGTGCGGATGCGGTTGTAGTAGGCACAGCAATTACTGGAATTGATCTGTTAGTTAAAGCCTACATAAAAAGGATTTAA
- a CDS encoding GAF domain-containing sensor histidine kinase: MLSDTDLSFAGILPLSIFNQLGDLLHQVAHEVDSAALILTEAVLVRISVPPGWQPQRFILVVSQQFSALLLGNLPDGAQQGQSISDTTLESLHIHFTFNSEAIANFATRLSELFAANSHIHQNILQCRELLGANNATYQSKFTILLLQYLLPTISQNTINPHSLPPEGFTCKPVEDALTKQIAQEKLLNQVTTQIRKSLDLPVIMSTAITQVREFLELDRLVIYKFVSAPINNPINNLHDLIPNNSLTSPQSQYFSPRSVDHQWFTQDSEHNGGCVIYESLGGESINSILNSQEDCLAVHSPCWQKYHQGFILVVEDVEKTYILENCLLNFLRTNQIRAKVVAPIIFENKLWGLLIAHQCHAPRQWTEPEKALLSSIAEQLAIAINQSQLMDSLREATRKLTQEKQTLEQRVIERTMALREALLAAEAASRIRNEFLATISHELLTPLTYVIGMSSTLLRWPLGELTPRQREYLQTIHDSGERLLDMINDILDLSQIQAGKTVLNICEFSLTRLAENIVDSLLEKSTNAKVTLKLDVQVNPRHDQFSADPGRIEQIIWNLLTNAIKFTPQGGNVTLRFWVEDNTVIFQVEDTGIGIPEEKLPLVFEKFQQVDASYHRPYEGTGIGLALTKQIVELHRGRIEVESTVGVGSIFTVWIPSSVFDK; encoded by the coding sequence ATGCTTAGTGACACCGATTTGAGCTTTGCTGGCATCTTACCTTTGAGTATATTTAATCAACTTGGTGATTTGTTGCATCAGGTAGCTCACGAAGTAGATAGTGCTGCTCTCATACTTACAGAAGCAGTGTTAGTACGAATCTCTGTTCCCCCAGGGTGGCAACCACAAAGATTTATTCTTGTAGTCTCTCAGCAATTTAGCGCTCTTTTACTTGGCAATCTTCCAGACGGTGCTCAACAAGGTCAGTCCATATCGGATACAACTTTGGAGTCCCTCCATATTCACTTCACTTTTAACTCGGAGGCGATCGCAAATTTTGCCACTAGACTAAGCGAATTGTTTGCTGCTAATTCTCACATTCATCAAAATATCTTGCAGTGTAGAGAACTCCTGGGAGCAAATAATGCCACTTACCAAAGTAAATTCACAATTTTGTTGTTACAATATTTACTCCCTACTATTAGTCAAAATACAATTAATCCGCATTCTCTACCACCAGAAGGGTTTACTTGTAAACCTGTGGAAGATGCTCTTACCAAACAAATTGCCCAAGAAAAACTCTTAAATCAAGTAACTACTCAAATTCGTAAAAGCTTAGATCTCCCCGTAATCATGTCTACAGCAATCACCCAAGTGCGGGAATTTCTAGAGTTGGATAGACTGGTAATTTATAAATTTGTTTCAGCTCCTATTAATAATCCCATTAATAATCTTCATGATCTTATTCCTAACAATTCTTTAACATCTCCCCAATCTCAATATTTCTCTCCTAGATCCGTAGATCATCAGTGGTTTACCCAAGATTCTGAACACAATGGAGGCTGTGTAATTTATGAATCCCTTGGTGGAGAATCAATCAACTCCATATTAAACTCCCAAGAAGACTGTTTAGCAGTGCACTCCCCATGTTGGCAAAAATATCACCAGGGTTTTATTTTAGTCGTGGAAGATGTGGAAAAAACCTACATACTGGAAAATTGCCTGCTAAATTTCCTCCGAACCAATCAAATTCGTGCTAAAGTGGTGGCACCAATTATTTTTGAAAACAAACTGTGGGGATTACTAATTGCTCACCAATGTCATGCTCCTCGACAATGGACAGAACCCGAAAAAGCCCTATTATCTTCCATTGCTGAACAGTTAGCGATCGCCATTAATCAGTCACAATTAATGGACTCATTGCGGGAAGCAACACGCAAATTAACCCAAGAAAAACAAACTTTAGAACAAAGAGTAATTGAAAGAACTATGGCCCTGCGGGAAGCACTTTTAGCCGCAGAAGCAGCCAGTCGAATTAGAAATGAGTTTTTAGCTACTATTAGTCACGAACTATTAACCCCCCTTACCTATGTAATTGGTATGTCCTCTACCTTATTACGTTGGCCTTTGGGAGAACTGACACCACGACAAAGGGAATATTTACAAACAATCCACGACAGTGGTGAAAGACTCTTAGACATGATTAATGATATTCTGGATTTATCACAAATTCAAGCTGGCAAAACTGTATTAAATATTTGTGAGTTTTCCCTAACTAGGTTAGCAGAAAATATAGTAGATTCCCTACTCGAAAAAAGCACCAATGCCAAAGTTACCTTGAAACTAGACGTGCAGGTAAATCCACGCCATGATCAATTTAGCGCTGATCCTGGTAGAATAGAGCAAATTATTTGGAACCTATTAACTAATGCCATCAAATTTACACCCCAAGGTGGAAATGTCACCCTCCGATTTTGGGTAGAAGACAATACCGTTATCTTTCAAGTAGAAGATACTGGAATTGGCATTCCAGAAGAAAAATTACCCCTGGTTTTTGAAAAGTTTCAGCAGGTAGATGCCTCCTATCATCGTCCCTATGAAGGTACAGGCATTGGTTTAGCCCTAACTAAACAAATAGTGGAACTCCACCGTGGTCGTATTGAAGTGGAGTCAACAGTAGGTGTTGGCTCAATCTTTACCGTCTGGATCCCTAGCTCGGTTTTTGATAAATAA
- the cobN gene encoding cobaltochelatase subunit CobN, translating to MHRINATPGGWNESESLIFLEQTPAPFIFITAADTDIQTLATTVPKLPVQFPQMRVANLLQLQQQMTIDTYAEEVLELAQVIVLRLLGGGSYWAYGLEVVQEIVATNCTSLIVMPGDDALDLDLISKSTVSEKIVRQVWEYFQEGGTENFLNGLLFVCDNCLSTGFHPAPPQAVPRVGLYEPAKPESSKSLDELDFSQLPRVGILFYRAHYLAGNVRVIDALCHALVRKNLHPVPVFVSSLREPGVSEQLVHLFQSCENHHIDLLLNTTSFSLARLETETPQVELWQKLDVPVFQVILSGGPLEQWTSQLQGLTPRDMAMNVALPEVDGRIITRAVSFKTLQTRNSSLETDVVVYEPVGDRINFVVDLAANWLRLRRKMPSERRVAIILANYPNTNGRLANGVGLDSPASCIEILLALESAGYDVSAIPKNGDELIKVLTAGVTNDPEGRDWKHVNQSVSFEEYTRYFNTLPRSVQEEVLKRWGNWEVMNSGESRGISVCGVSFGHVFVGIQPARGYEQDPSLNYHAPDLEPTHNYLAFYYWVREVFKCDAIIHLGKHGNLEWLPGKSVALSNSCYPEVAFGATPHFYPFIVNDPGEGSQAKRRSQAVIIDHLTPPMTRAELYGSLQKVENLIDEYYEAETLDPSRLPTLRQRIQELVIQEHLYQDLGIKDEKDILNFESAILNSLDGYLCELKEAQIRDGLHIFGQVPQGRQLRDLIVAIARIPNRHSPGITRAIAQDWGLNIDPLTAKYGDIFHPPSTPLPNWVSREMEIKSCRTQGDVVEFLEEQAAFLVTQIIENQLHGTNTSQDESSTQQVVNWIESKLLPALEKTTEEIGNLLRGLDGKYVPSAASGSPTRGRPEVLPTGRNFYAVDIRAIPTETAWDVGRKAAENLIETYTQEQGEYPKTLGLSVWGTSTMRTGGDDIAEALALLGVQPIWDGAARRVIDFEILPLSILGRPRVDVTLRISGFFRDAFPNLIDLFSRAVVAVANLDEPPEENPLVTAVGQDIDLWTQQGLSLEVATEKSLYRVFGSQPGTYGTGIQGLIASQNWQSDQDLAQAYINWSSHPYLGTVESPSSVANTEIFVERLKQMQIVLHNQDNREHDLLDSDDYYQFQGGLTAAVRSIQGKNPETYFGDHANTNQPKVRKLKEEIARVYRSRVINPKWIEGVMRHGYKGAFEIAATVDFLFGYDATTQCVEDYMYTGIFDSYLQDTKVCEFIREKNPWALRDIAERLLEAHQRRLWQNVSLETLETLRNLVHEAESLVE from the coding sequence ATGCATCGTATCAATGCCACACCGGGTGGGTGGAACGAATCAGAAAGTTTGATATTTCTGGAACAAACCCCAGCCCCTTTTATATTTATCACTGCTGCTGACACAGATATACAAACCCTAGCCACAACAGTGCCAAAATTGCCCGTTCAATTTCCCCAGATGAGAGTTGCCAATCTGCTGCAATTACAGCAACAGATGACCATAGACACTTACGCTGAAGAAGTGTTGGAACTTGCTCAGGTAATAGTTTTACGTCTACTAGGAGGGGGTTCCTATTGGGCTTATGGTTTGGAGGTAGTACAAGAAATTGTAGCCACCAACTGCACTAGTCTTATTGTAATGCCAGGAGACGACGCTCTTGATCTGGATTTAATATCTAAGTCTACTGTTTCTGAAAAAATTGTTCGTCAGGTGTGGGAGTATTTTCAAGAAGGTGGCACGGAAAACTTTCTGAATGGTTTGTTATTTGTCTGTGATAATTGTCTCTCCACTGGATTTCACCCAGCACCACCACAAGCTGTCCCCAGGGTAGGACTATATGAACCCGCAAAACCGGAAAGTAGTAAATCCCTGGATGAGTTAGATTTTTCCCAATTACCCAGAGTAGGTATTTTATTCTATCGCGCTCATTATTTGGCAGGTAATGTTCGTGTAATTGATGCTTTGTGTCATGCTCTAGTGAGAAAAAATCTGCATCCAGTCCCGGTTTTTGTTTCTTCCTTGCGGGAACCGGGTGTGAGCGAACAATTAGTCCACCTATTCCAATCTTGCGAGAATCACCATATTGATTTATTACTCAACACCACGAGTTTTTCCTTAGCACGTTTGGAGACAGAAACACCCCAGGTTGAACTTTGGCAAAAATTGGATGTTCCAGTTTTTCAGGTCATCCTCTCTGGTGGTCCCCTAGAACAATGGACATCCCAACTGCAAGGTTTGACCCCCCGGGACATGGCTATGAATGTGGCCTTACCAGAGGTAGATGGCAGAATTATTACTAGAGCTGTATCTTTTAAAACTTTACAAACTCGCAATTCCAGTTTAGAAACCGATGTGGTGGTTTATGAACCTGTGGGCGATCGCATTAATTTTGTGGTAGATTTGGCGGCAAATTGGCTGAGATTACGGCGCAAAATGCCCTCAGAAAGGCGTGTAGCTATAATTTTGGCAAATTACCCTAACACCAATGGCAGATTGGCTAATGGGGTAGGTTTAGATAGTCCTGCTAGTTGTATAGAAATTCTCTTAGCCTTAGAGAGTGCGGGTTATGATGTGAGTGCCATACCCAAAAACGGTGATGAACTAATCAAAGTTCTTACCGCTGGGGTGACCAATGATCCGGAAGGTCGGGATTGGAAGCATGTAAATCAATCTGTTTCCTTTGAAGAATATACAAGATATTTTAATACATTACCCAGATCCGTTCAGGAAGAAGTTCTCAAGCGTTGGGGGAATTGGGAGGTGATGAATTCCGGGGAATCAAGGGGGATATCAGTTTGTGGAGTGAGTTTTGGCCATGTATTTGTGGGGATTCAACCCGCACGAGGTTATGAACAAGACCCCAGTTTAAATTATCATGCGCCAGATTTAGAACCTACCCATAATTATTTAGCGTTTTATTATTGGGTCAGGGAAGTGTTTAAGTGTGATGCCATTATTCACCTAGGAAAACACGGCAATTTAGAATGGTTACCCGGTAAAAGTGTGGCCCTATCAAATAGCTGTTATCCTGAAGTAGCTTTTGGAGCAACACCCCACTTTTACCCTTTTATTGTCAATGATCCCGGAGAGGGTTCCCAGGCTAAACGTCGCTCTCAAGCGGTGATTATTGACCATTTAACCCCACCCATGACCCGTGCGGAATTATACGGTTCCCTACAAAAGGTAGAAAATTTAATCGATGAGTATTATGAAGCAGAAACCTTAGATCCTTCCCGACTACCCACATTAAGACAGCGTATTCAAGAGTTAGTGATCCAAGAACATCTTTACCAAGATTTAGGGATCAAAGACGAAAAAGATATCCTTAACTTTGAATCTGCCATTTTAAACTCTTTAGATGGTTATCTGTGTGAACTTAAAGAAGCACAAATCCGTGACGGGTTACACATTTTTGGACAAGTTCCCCAGGGGAGACAATTAAGAGACTTAATAGTGGCGATCGCCCGGATTCCCAACCGTCATTCTCCGGGAATCACCCGTGCTATAGCTCAAGACTGGGGATTAAATATTGACCCGTTAACAGCAAAATATGGTGACATATTTCATCCACCATCAACTCCGTTACCCAATTGGGTTTCCAGGGAGATGGAAATAAAGTCCTGTCGCACCCAGGGCGATGTGGTAGAATTTCTGGAGGAACAAGCTGCTTTTCTGGTCACTCAAATTATAGAAAATCAGTTACATGGAACCAACACTAGCCAAGACGAGTCCTCAACTCAACAAGTTGTGAACTGGATAGAATCAAAACTACTTCCAGCTCTAGAAAAGACCACCGAAGAAATAGGTAATTTACTGCGGGGATTAGATGGTAAGTACGTCCCCAGCGCTGCATCTGGATCACCTACTAGAGGGAGACCAGAAGTGCTACCTACAGGTAGGAATTTTTATGCTGTGGATATTCGAGCTATCCCCACAGAAACAGCTTGGGATGTAGGTAGAAAAGCGGCGGAAAACTTGATTGAAACCTATACTCAAGAACAGGGGGAATATCCCAAAACTCTAGGTTTATCAGTGTGGGGAACTTCCACCATGAGAACCGGAGGTGATGACATTGCTGAGGCCTTAGCCCTATTGGGCGTACAACCTATTTGGGATGGTGCAGCAAGAAGGGTTATAGACTTTGAAATCTTACCCCTGTCCATTTTAGGTCGTCCCCGCGTGGATGTTACTTTGAGAATTTCTGGCTTTTTCCGGGATGCTTTCCCCAATTTAATCGACCTATTCTCTCGAGCAGTGGTAGCAGTGGCAAATTTGGATGAACCACCAGAGGAAAATCCCCTAGTAACTGCTGTGGGACAAGATATTGACCTGTGGACCCAGCAGGGATTAAGTTTAGAAGTGGCTACAGAAAAATCTCTTTATCGTGTTTTTGGTTCCCAACCAGGAACCTATGGTACGGGAATTCAAGGTTTAATAGCCTCTCAAAATTGGCAAAGTGACCAAGATTTAGCTCAGGCCTATATTAATTGGAGTTCTCATCCCTACTTGGGAACTGTGGAGTCACCATCTTCAGTTGCTAACACTGAAATTTTTGTAGAACGTTTAAAGCAAATGCAAATCGTTTTACACAATCAAGATAATCGAGAACACGATTTACTTGATTCTGATGACTATTATCAATTTCAAGGAGGTTTAACCGCAGCAGTTCGTTCTATTCAGGGTAAAAACCCAGAAACCTATTTTGGAGATCATGCCAATACGAACCAACCAAAAGTCCGCAAACTGAAAGAGGAAATTGCCAGGGTTTATCGCTCCCGGGTTATTAACCCCAAGTGGATTGAAGGGGTAATGCGCCATGGTTATAAGGGTGCTTTTGAAATAGCAGCAACAGTGGACTTTTTATTCGGTTATGATGCTACCACTCAATGTGTAGAAGACTACATGTATACAGGAATTTTTGACAGTTACTTACAAGATACAAAAGTTTGTGAATTCATTCGAGAAAAGAATCCTTGGGCCTTGCGTGATATAGCTGAAAGGTTATTAGAAGCACACCAAAGGAGATTATGGCAAAATGTCAGTCTAGAAACCTTAGAGACCTTGAGAAACCTGGTACATGAGGCGGAGTCCCTGGTAGAATGA
- a CDS encoding Fur family transcriptional regulator, with protein sequence MTVYTTGSLKAELNDRGWRLTPQRETILHIFQELPQGEHLSAEDLHYRLENEGESISLSTVYRTLKLMARLGILRELELGEGHKHYELNQPYPHHHHHLICVKCNATIEFKNESILKIGTKTAQKEGYQLLDCQLTIHAVCPRCQRALMPL encoded by the coding sequence ATGACTGTCTACACAACTGGTTCGCTTAAGGCAGAACTAAACGATCGAGGCTGGCGTTTAACTCCTCAAAGGGAAACAATTCTACATATTTTTCAAGAATTACCCCAGGGTGAACATTTAAGCGCAGAGGATCTTCATTATCGCCTAGAAAATGAGGGTGAAAGCATAAGTCTATCCACTGTCTACAGGACACTCAAGTTGATGGCTAGACTGGGAATTCTGCGGGAATTAGAACTAGGTGAGGGGCATAAGCACTATGAATTAAATCAGCCCTATCCCCATCATCACCATCACCTAATCTGTGTGAAATGTAATGCTACGATTGAGTTCAAAAACGAATCTATTTTGAAAATAGGTACAAAAACAGCACAGAAAGAAGGTTATCAACTCTTGGACTGTCAGTTAACTATCCATGCTGTTTGTCCTCGGTGTCAGCGAGCATTAATGCCACTTTAG
- the sigC gene encoding RNA polymerase sigma factor SigC, which translates to MLAISLDTEVEYNPQQSHLTLPELDLINVGDVNTDGGDLSEELSLDDLQDIEQEEDIEIAAVDPQNLVGNNRRSTDLVRVYLQEIGKVRLLGRDEEVGEAQKVQRHLKIRLLLANAAKQGDALVVPYLQLIQVQERLVSELGHRPSLERWASTAGIKLADLKPTLSEGKRRWAEITQLTVEELDQIQSQGIQAKEHMIKANLRLVVSVAKKYQNRGLELLDLVQEGTLGLERAVEKFDPTKGYRFSTYAYWWIRQGITRAIATSSRTIRLPVHITEKLNKIKKAQRKIAQEKGRTPTLEDLALELDMTPNQVREVLLRVPRSVSLETKVGKDKDTELGELLETDTITPEETLMRESLQKDIHHLLSDLTTREREVILMRFGLADGHSYSLAEIGRALELSRERVRQIESKALQKLRQPKRRNLVRDYLESLS; encoded by the coding sequence ATGTTAGCCATATCGCTAGATACAGAAGTGGAATACAATCCCCAACAGTCTCATCTGACATTACCTGAGTTAGACCTTATTAATGTAGGTGATGTCAATACTGATGGGGGGGATCTATCGGAGGAGCTGTCCTTAGATGACCTACAAGACATAGAACAGGAAGAAGATATAGAAATAGCTGCTGTTGACCCTCAAAACCTAGTAGGGAACAACCGTCGCAGCACTGACCTAGTAAGAGTGTATCTACAAGAAATTGGCAAAGTCAGATTATTAGGAAGAGACGAAGAAGTTGGAGAAGCACAAAAAGTGCAGCGACATCTGAAAATCAGATTATTACTAGCCAATGCAGCTAAACAAGGTGATGCTCTAGTCGTTCCCTACCTACAATTAATTCAAGTACAAGAGCGTTTGGTCTCTGAATTAGGACATCGTCCTTCCTTAGAAAGGTGGGCTAGTACCGCTGGGATCAAACTGGCGGATCTCAAACCTACATTATCGGAAGGAAAAAGGCGCTGGGCGGAAATTACCCAGTTGACAGTGGAAGAATTAGACCAGATTCAGTCCCAGGGAATACAGGCCAAGGAACACATGATTAAGGCGAATTTGCGCCTGGTAGTATCCGTCGCCAAAAAGTATCAGAATCGTGGTTTAGAACTATTGGACTTGGTGCAAGAAGGAACTTTGGGTCTGGAGAGAGCAGTGGAAAAATTTGATCCCACCAAGGGCTATCGTTTTAGCACCTATGCTTACTGGTGGATCCGCCAAGGGATTACAAGAGCAATTGCCACATCTAGTCGCACTATTCGTCTTCCTGTTCACATTACAGAAAAACTCAATAAAATCAAAAAAGCACAGCGCAAAATAGCACAGGAAAAGGGAAGAACACCGACTTTAGAAGATTTGGCCCTAGAACTGGATATGACCCCTAACCAAGTTCGGGAAGTATTGTTGCGCGTTCCTCGTTCTGTCTCCCTAGAAACTAAGGTTGGTAAGGATAAAGACACAGAATTAGGAGAACTCCTGGAAACAGACACTATTACTCCAGAAGAAACCTTGATGCGAGAGTCTTTACAAAAAGATATACACCATTTGCTATCAGACCTAACCACAAGAGAACGGGAAGTAATTTTGATGAGATTTGGTTTAGCTGATGGGCACAGTTACTCCCTGGCTGAAATAGGGCGTGCTCTGGAACTTTCCCGCGAAAGGGTCAGACAAATTGAATCTAAGGCTTTGCAGAAGCTCCGTCAACCTAAACGGCGCAATTTAGTTCGTGATTATTTAGAGTCTCTAAGTTAG